GCCAAGACTCCAATGCCATTGTCTTCGTGCGATTCAGACATCTCAAAGTTTCCGGTTGTCGGTCCTGTATCCTATCGGCCTAAATGTACCACTTATCAGCGCGTTACGCAAATCGGCGATGGATTGGATGGGCGTGTCGAAGTCGGTGCAGTAGCGGCCGACACCCTCCAGTTGGTGCGCATCGCTGGCTGCAACCGGCCGGAAACCGGCCTGCCGGGCGAGTTGGGCGGCCAGACGTTGCTCGTGTTCTTTCATGTTGAGGCTTCGCACCTCGATGGCGTCAATCGGCAGATTCGGCAGTCGCTCGTCGAATCCCAGGCCGGCCCGCGTCGGATGGGCGGCGATGCAAACACCGCCCCGATCGTGGACGCGCGCGACAGCCTCTTCCGGCGGCATTCCGGGCGCAAAATGGGACGCCTCGGCCGCGTCAAGGCCGTAAATGAGCAAATCCCCCCGCGCCGTCGCATATTCGAACCCGGCCATGACCAGAAAAGGCGCTTCATGCGAACATTCGACCAGCGCCGCCAA
This genomic window from Candidatus Hydrogenedentota bacterium contains:
- a CDS encoding PHP domain-containing protein, whose product is MGLLIDLHVHTRRYSPCSYIDPDLLIRQAVRAGLDGLVITEHHYQWTPDELAALVECSHEAPFLVMAGFEYATARGDLLIYGLDAAEASHFAPGMPPEEAVARVHDRGGVCIAAHPTRAGLGFDERLPNLPIDAIEVRSLNMKEHEQRLAAQLARQAGFRPVAASDAHQLEGVGRYCTDFDTPIQSIADLRNALISGTFRPIGYRTDNRKL